The Drosophila sulfurigaster albostrigata strain 15112-1811.04 chromosome 3, ASM2355843v2, whole genome shotgun sequence genomic sequence ACATTTCGTTCCGAGATGATGAGGATGCCGATGAGCATTTACTCACCAAAAAATTGCTGATTACTTCTCATGAGGAGTATCCAGGCGAAACGGCACTTTAGTATTAAGCAAGCAAACATTTAGCATTGCACCTTTTTAACGTTAAAACCGTTGTAcggttttaaaaaattatctCTTCTCAAACACATTGCTTCCGTGAAATTGTTttcgaaaacaaacaaacgagcCAACAGAAATGTTGGCACATTCTTTATTAGTTTTTAGGATACAATGTTTTCGCTTTGTAATTGGCCGCGTTTTTCACATACTGTTTAAGAttcttacattttaaatgcatgcCCCATAAACATTCAAAACCAATATTgctttcaaaattatatattttaatatacttaatcattaataaaagatattttattacttaaacAATCAAGTGTATGACTCAACTTAGAGTTCAATGGGGTTGATAAGGTAAATCCCATACTTCAAAACCTGGTAATAACACTCAATTAATTCCCATTGACGTACTTACTATCTGTTTAACAGATGGATGTTACATTTTTGCTGAAAATCCCATTGCAAGtagtttatttttcaaaaccCATGTGACGAACCAGCCTTCACATACATAAAGTATAATCCCAACGTTTAATTTGAAATCGACTTATCGATAAGTCATCGGTTTTGAAGAGTGCTTAGCAACACTATCATTGAATTTTCGGTCAACATTATACAATACTCAAAAACAGCTGATTTTTGTTGACAGCAGTTCTAACATCGAAATAGTCGTCGagtttaataataaagaaacCTAAATTTGTGCGAGATTTAGAAAGAAATCAACATGGGCACTTGGGTACTAGAGGTGGCCAAAATGGGCATGTACATGACGTTCCCGGTTGCACTGTTTCACATCTTCAACCAGCCGGAATACTTCGAGGAATGGGTGACCAAAAAGAAACGCGAACTCTATCCGCCAGAGAGTAAGAGCCATCACGAGGAGTTGCAGCGTGCGATACGTGAACACCACCAGAAGCACGACGCTGCAATGATGCGTGCCATCGAGGAGGCAGAGCGCAAGAAGTAAAGCGCATCACCGGCTAAATTTCCGGTTGTATTACGTGTATTTGATATCAGAACTGTTAGATTATATAAGACATAAACAAGTGAAGTGGCGTGTGGTCGCGGACTATCACTAGTAGCGATGTGTCattaagcaaataattaattgtttttgtaatgcCCTTGTAACTGCGCCACAGCACCCATTAAACCACCAGCAACAATCATTTTTGCGTgtgtgtaaataaacaaaatgtgagGTTATCTTTGCATTGTTTACCTCTGCTTGTAATTTAACAGGAACTCTTTCGAGTGCcggctgtttttttttcttttgtattatCAATTGGATCCAGGGATTGGTATGACGATTATGCGATTGTATTGTGTAGTATACATAGTAAATAAAGGGAGAATAACAAGGCACTTATCAATGGGCAGCATGATTTAGTTAACCACTTCGATGCGCGCTCAGCCATCATTTTTATCACCGGATTCCACTTGTGCCACTGGCCAGAAGTGCCCCACACACGTTATGCCCACTCACTCTATTTGAGTGTCTCTCTTCCCGCCGATGACCGTCAGATGACCGTTGCGTCGAGGCACGGTTCTGTTGCGTTATAACATATGAGCAATGTCCGTGATTGGTTCACTCTATTCTAGATTAGATCCACTCTATGCGATTTATGGCGGGGAATGCGAAGCGCGGGAGGCAAGCAATAATTATTACCACCTGCATATGTAGCTTTCTCATGCGGCTGTAGGAAATGGGAATTCCAAGCAGGGTGCAAGCAAAACTCGACTAACTGCTACTCGGTAACTCAATTGagattcatttaaattgagttttcagtatgctttttatacccgctacccatagggtagaagggtattataactttgtgccggcaggaaatgtatgtaacaggtagaaggaggcatctgcgaccctataaagtatatatattcttgatcagcgtcaacagccgagacgatgtagcaatgtccgtctgtgtgtctgtccgtctgtccgtatgaaacactggatctcagagacaataagagatagagctataattttttttcgaaagcatttgttatatttgcacgcagatcaagtttgtttcaaatttttgccacgcccacttccgcccccgcaaatcaaaaaaattgaataacaagcctaatttaaaagctagagttgcgaattttggtacattcaataattactgtagtagttatgattcctgaaaatttggttgcgatcagataaaaattgtggaagttattaaagaaatacttttgtatgggcaaaaacgcctgcttacttggggtcttagttgctttggctgaaaatctggtatattgtgccgtctaaggtgtattttgaatggtgtactatatcgatataccaaatataccatttggtatatttttagtatttttgtagtatattcggtatattttgaaaattataccgcaatattttgcctttattaaaaatgggtagcgggtatctcacagtcgagcacactcgactgtagctttcttacttgttgtattttgaactttaatgtttattcaaattatagtACATATAGGCCTCTATTTAAATTCGCAAAGAATGCTTAATCTACCTAAGATTATTGCCAACAAATTCGAGGTGTCTAGCTCTATATTCAGAAGAAGTGTAAACATGATAATAGCAATAGCTATTAGATAATAGCTTAAGCAA encodes the following:
- the LOC133841021 gene encoding protein PET100 homolog, mitochondrial; protein product: MGTWVLEVAKMGMYMTFPVALFHIFNQPEYFEEWVTKKKRELYPPESKSHHEELQRAIREHHQKHDAAMMRAIEEAERKK